The following are encoded together in the Blautia obeum ATCC 29174 genome:
- a CDS encoding peptidylprolyl isomerase has protein sequence MANTNPVVTITMENGDVMKAELYPEIAPNTVNNFISLVKKGFYDGLIFHRVINGFMIQGGCPDGTGMGGPGYSIKGEFAQNGIANNLAHTPGVLSMARAMHPNSGGSQFFIMHKAAPHLDGSYAAFGKVIEGMDVVNKIAETETDFRDRPLDDQQIKSMTVETFGVDYPEPEKC, from the coding sequence ATGGCAAATACAAATCCGGTTGTAACTATCACTATGGAGAACGGTGATGTTATGAAAGCAGAACTGTATCCGGAAATCGCACCGAATACAGTAAATAATTTTATCAGTCTTGTCAAAAAAGGTTTCTACGACGGACTTATCTTTCATCGTGTCATCAATGGATTTATGATTCAGGGCGGATGCCCGGACGGAACCGGAATGGGTGGTCCAGGATATAGCATCAAAGGAGAATTTGCTCAAAATGGCATTGCAAATAATCTTGCTCATACCCCAGGAGTTCTTTCCATGGCAAGAGCCATGCATCCAAATTCCGGTGGAAGCCAGTTCTTCATTATGCACAAAGCTGCTCCACATCTGGACGGAAGCTATGCTGCATTTGGCAAAGTGATCGAGGGCATGGATGTTGTAAACAAAATTGCTGAAACCGAAACAGATTTCAGAGACAGACCGTTGGATGATCAGCAGATCAAATCTATGACTGTCGAAACCTTTGGTGTAGATTATCCAGAACCAGAGAAGTGCTGA
- the tsaE gene encoding tRNA (adenosine(37)-N6)-threonylcarbamoyltransferase complex ATPase subunit type 1 TsaE: MVTETRSPEETYALGEKIGKAAQPGQIYTLTGDLGVGKTVFTQGVAAGLGITEPVSSPTFTIVQVYEEGRLPFYHFDVYRIGDIEEMEEIGYDDYFFGNGICLIEWAELIEEILPDNVISITIEKDLTQGFDYRKITVDGL; this comes from the coding sequence ATGGTAACAGAGACAAGAAGCCCTGAAGAAACATATGCTCTGGGTGAGAAAATAGGAAAAGCAGCCCAGCCTGGACAGATTTATACCCTGACCGGAGATCTGGGGGTAGGTAAAACGGTTTTTACACAGGGGGTGGCAGCGGGACTTGGTATTACAGAACCGGTAAGCAGCCCGACATTTACAATTGTACAGGTGTATGAAGAGGGGCGTCTTCCTTTCTATCATTTTGATGTGTACCGAATTGGAGATATCGAAGAGATGGAAGAAATCGGATATGATGATTATTTCTTTGGAAATGGCATCTGTTTGATCGAATGGGCTGAGCTGATCGAAGAGATTCTTCCGGATAATGTTATTTCTATTACAATAGAAAAAGACCTGACACAGGGATTTGATTACAGAAAGATAACTGTAGATGGCTTATAG